A region of the Deinococcus radiopugnans ATCC 19172 genome:
GTGCGGGGGTTTTTTCTTTTCCCTTCCCATGCGCCCCTCGGCGCATGTTTTGCGGGAGTAGCTCAGCTGGTAGAGCACTACCTTGCCAAGGTAGATGTCGCGAGTTCGAATCTCGTCTCCCGCTCCATCCCACCCCCTCCTCCTCGGAGGGGGCTTTTTTTGTGTGTTGTGAGCCTTGGCACACGCCTGAAATGAGGTCGAAAACCAGCTGGTTCCAGTCTCAGGCTGGGATTGCGGGTAGACGGATGCGCCACAATACATGTATGTTCGAGTTTCAAGTTCAGTACCAGGATGGACGTGCGCGGGTGGCAAGCTTTACAACTCCTCACGGTTCAGTGACGACCCCGATGTTCATGCCTGTAGGCACCCAGGGTACGGTCAAGGGCATTAGTCCGCAGGAACTGTTAGATATCGGCTCTCAGATGATTCTGGGCAATACCTACCATCTGATGTTGCGGCCGGGTGAGGCCCTGGTGGCGGCCCACGGTGGCCTGCCGGGCTTCACTGCATACCCTGGTCCCTTCCTGACCGATTCGGGGGGGTTTCAGGTGATGAGCCTGGGGCATCTGCGCAAGATCAGCGAACAGGGCGTGATCTTCAAGAGCCATCTGGACGGCAGTCTGGTGGAGTTGACCCCAGAACGCAGCATCGAGGTGCAGCAGGAACTGGGGGCGGACGTGATCATGGCCTTCGACGAATGCCCACCTTTCCCGGCCGAGCGGGAGTACATTACCCAAAGTTTGGAGCGCACTGTGCGCTGGCTGGAACGCTGCCTGGCCTTCAAATCGCGGGAGGATCAGGCACTGTTCGCCATCGTGCAGGGGGGCATTCATCCGGACTTGCGGCAGCAGAGCCTGGACCTGACCCTGCCCTTTCAGACCCCTGGCTTTGCCATTGGTGGACTGGCC
Encoded here:
- the tgt gene encoding tRNA guanosine(34) transglycosylase Tgt encodes the protein MFEFQVQYQDGRARVASFTTPHGSVTTPMFMPVGTQGTVKGISPQELLDIGSQMILGNTYHLMLRPGEALVAAHGGLPGFTAYPGPFLTDSGGFQVMSLGHLRKISEQGVIFKSHLDGSLVELTPERSIEVQQELGADVIMAFDECPPFPAEREYITQSLERTVRWLERCLAFKSREDQALFAIVQGGIHPDLRQQSLDLTLPFQTPGFAIGGLAVGESKAEMYPAVEFTTARLPADKPRYLMGVGHPEDLVAGIALGVDMFDCVYPTRTGRFGYALTDDGRLNLNSSAPRRDLRPIDDDCDCYACRHYTRAYLAHLVRAEELLAPRMLSLHNLRYLHRLVERARAAIATQTFDTWARAWGRQYFGGELPAWFAASLDASGREATGVPQPSPK